The following coding sequences are from one Dermacentor silvarum isolate Dsil-2018 chromosome 4, BIME_Dsil_1.4, whole genome shotgun sequence window:
- the LOC119449138 gene encoding keratin-associated protein 6-2-like: MKALLTICVIGLVLSVANAILLKGLALGALGLGAGALLGAALARGGGGGGYGHYGHYGAPYPMAWHGGYGGGYGGHYSGSYHGSYHGSYGGYGAGFGPGFGPGFGYGY, from the exons ATGAAGGCACTG CTAACTATCTGCGTGATTGGCTTGGTCCTGTCGGTGGCCAACGCCATCCTGCTTAAGGGTCTCGCACTGGGTGCCCTCGGGCTTGGTGCTGGTGCTCTGCTTGGTGCCGCTCTGGCCCGTGGTGGTGGAGGCGGAGGCTACGGCCACTACGGCCACTACGGAGCACCCTACCCAATGGCATGGCACGGCGGTTATGGAGGTGGATACGGAGGACACTACAGTGGATCTTACCACGGCTCATACCACGGAAGCTACGGTGGCTACGGGGCTGGCTTTGGTCCTGGCTTTGGTCCTGGCTTTGGTTATGGCTACTAA